A single Ignavibacteriales bacterium DNA region contains:
- a CDS encoding glycosyltransferase family 2 protein: protein MKDISVIIVNWNTKTLLRNCLNSVIEQTQKHSYEIWVVDNNSPDKSADMVRDEFPQVKLIANDTNNGFAKANNQALKLSEARYHLLLNPDTIVIENAIDKMVDYMDQSKTHVLTSKLLNDDRTLQKSVSSFFSLSGSFLENRFFSEILKNFNSKGQNLMSYWDHNSIREIDWAHGAVLMMSDEAFRKVGLLDERFYIYAEEMDYYMRFRKAGYKAIYHPEIQIIHYGKSSSRQRRGEMFIMNYKSFYLFLKKHYDSYVYPVYRTRTVIYIHFWLLKYGAEYLFRKITGGNYEEAQVQLKVYSQLLHWHFSGESRISL from the coding sequence ATGAAAGATATCTCCGTAATAATTGTAAACTGGAATACCAAAACCCTGCTCAGGAACTGCCTGAACTCAGTAATTGAACAGACACAAAAACACAGCTATGAAATCTGGGTGGTGGATAATAACTCTCCGGATAAATCAGCGGATATGGTCAGGGATGAGTTTCCTCAGGTTAAACTGATTGCCAATGATACCAACAACGGGTTCGCAAAAGCCAACAATCAGGCACTTAAACTTTCGGAAGCGCGGTATCATCTGCTTCTGAACCCAGATACTATCGTCATTGAAAATGCGATTGACAAGATGGTTGACTATATGGATCAGTCAAAGACTCATGTTCTGACCAGTAAATTGCTGAATGATGACCGTACGCTGCAAAAATCGGTAAGCAGTTTCTTCTCCCTCTCAGGGTCATTTCTTGAAAACAGATTTTTTTCTGAAATCCTGAAGAATTTTAACAGCAAAGGTCAAAACCTGATGAGTTACTGGGATCATAATTCGATCAGAGAAATTGACTGGGCGCACGGCGCAGTACTGATGATGAGTGATGAAGCATTCCGCAAAGTTGGGCTGCTTGATGAGAGATTTTATATCTATGCAGAGGAGATGGATTATTATATGCGCTTCAGGAAAGCCGGTTATAAAGCGATCTATCACCCTGAAATACAGATTATCCATTATGGCAAATCATCCTCCCGCCAGAGAAGGGGAGAGATGTTCATCATGAATTATAAGAGTTTTTACCTGTTTCTTAAAAAGCACTACGATTCTTATGTGTATCCTGTTTACCGTACCAGAACGGTAATCTATATACATTTCTGGCTTCTGAAGTACGGTGCTGAATATCTCTTCCGCAAAATAACCGGAGGAAATTATGAAGAAGCTCAGGTTCAGCTTAAAGTGTACAGCCAGTTACTGCACTGGCATTTTTCCGGAGAGAGCCGCATCTCGTTATGA
- a CDS encoding O-antigen ligase family protein, with the protein MNEFLIKSGIAKGEGNWYSRLTSSLYERIVWQKLNNPLGYIALALPSLLIAYIVSKMGFAIGVVILALIIGLPLTFAAMFYLKFGISLIIVLSFFLLGVKRFVGDVQLGLLMDFLIAVMIFGLIVRQVQERDWSFANNPISKIILVWVIYNLLQGGNPSAESFLAWVYTVRSFAGIMAMYFLLVYAIRSEKDIYFLIKVWIGLTLLGTIWGYVQEHIGFLPFEMAWIMATPERYALLFQAGTFRKFSFFSDPLVYGILLAFTSLLCFVLATGPFSKPKKIFLLAAGMFMMVGMLYSGTRAAFILPVAGLLFYGILTLKKQVIIAMFFAALVLGVVANVPSSNPNIVRLQSAFNPTEDASYKVRMRNQAFIRPFIYTHPLGGGLGSVGEWGKKFSPWSPLANFPPDSGFVRIAVEGGWLGLLIYSALLYTVFHVGIKNYLLLKNPKLKVVSLGMLLVLFSLTLANYPQEAIGQYPISLLFFVAIAILNLSVKFDRKPELLHA; encoded by the coding sequence ATGAACGAGTTTCTGATCAAATCAGGAATTGCAAAGGGTGAGGGCAACTGGTACAGCCGGCTGACCTCATCTCTTTATGAACGGATTGTATGGCAAAAACTTAATAATCCCCTCGGTTATATTGCTCTAGCGCTTCCTTCACTGTTGATTGCTTATATTGTATCAAAGATGGGGTTTGCTATTGGGGTGGTGATTCTTGCCCTGATCATCGGCCTGCCTCTGACTTTCGCGGCGATGTTTTATCTGAAGTTTGGCATTTCGCTCATCATCGTTTTATCATTTTTTCTTCTCGGAGTAAAACGGTTTGTCGGTGATGTGCAGCTTGGCCTGCTGATGGATTTTCTGATCGCGGTCATGATTTTTGGACTGATCGTCCGGCAGGTACAGGAGCGGGACTGGAGTTTTGCAAACAACCCGATCAGTAAGATTATACTGGTCTGGGTGATCTATAATCTGCTGCAGGGGGGTAATCCTTCAGCTGAGTCATTTCTGGCATGGGTTTATACGGTCAGGAGTTTTGCCGGCATTATGGCAATGTATTTCCTCCTGGTATATGCGATCCGCAGTGAAAAGGATATATACTTCCTGATAAAAGTATGGATTGGTCTGACGCTGCTTGGTACTATATGGGGCTATGTGCAGGAACATATCGGTTTCCTCCCTTTTGAGATGGCCTGGATTATGGCAACGCCGGAACGATACGCGCTCCTTTTTCAGGCCGGAACGTTCCGCAAATTTTCCTTTTTCTCTGATCCGCTGGTTTATGGCATATTACTGGCTTTCACATCACTCCTTTGTTTTGTGCTTGCCACCGGACCGTTTTCAAAACCAAAGAAAATCTTTCTGCTTGCAGCGGGAATGTTTATGATGGTTGGCATGCTTTACTCCGGAACCAGAGCAGCATTCATTCTCCCTGTTGCCGGTTTACTGTTTTACGGTATATTAACACTGAAAAAGCAGGTAATTATTGCGATGTTTTTTGCTGCACTCGTTCTTGGTGTTGTTGCTAATGTTCCCAGCAGCAATCCGAATATCGTCCGTCTTCAGAGCGCGTTCAACCCGACGGAGGATGCCTCCTATAAAGTACGGATGAGAAATCAGGCGTTCATACGGCCTTTTATTTATACCCATCCTCTCGGAGGCGGGCTGGGGAGTGTCGGAGAATGGGGAAAGAAATTTTCCCCCTGGTCACCTCTTGCGAATTTTCCACCTGACAGCGGATTTGTCCGAATTGCTGTTGAAGGCGGATGGTTAGGTCTTTTAATATATTCTGCTCTTCTTTATACCGTCTTTCATGTCGGTATCAAAAATTATCTCCTCCTGAAAAATCCGAAACTGAAAGTTGTTTCTCTTGGAATGCTCCTGGTGCTTTTTTCACTCACCCTTGCAAACTATCCTCAGGAAGCAATCGGTCAGTATCCCATCAGTCTACTCTTCTTTGTGGCAATAGCCATTCTGAATCTTTCCGTGAAATTCGATAGAAAACCGGAGCTTCTGCATGCCTGA
- a CDS encoding glycosyltransferase family 2 protein, with protein MPDFTVPGWVKNALFSYDSLEQIDPRIISEIKENLAARTSGLPEVSVVIPAWNEEKLLARTLYLLSKQKTRYTFELLVVNNNSSDKTAELAGLCGARVVTELQQGISYARQCGLMHAGGKYILNADADTLYPEEWIEYLVNGLNRKGVSCVQSLYSLIPAEGNSRIALAFYEMLSGILFRLRRRRRGYLNVMGFNFGFRKEDGLAAGGFNTTRKLWSDGWMAMQLLEKGRIEVVTSRKARVWTSSRRLLADGSMGKAFMRRMKKETVRLKEYIFPVPVKK; from the coding sequence ATGCCTGATTTTACCGTTCCGGGATGGGTAAAAAATGCACTGTTCAGCTATGATAGTCTGGAACAAATTGACCCCCGTATCATAAGTGAAATAAAAGAGAATTTGGCTGCGCGGACTTCCGGCTTGCCTGAGGTGTCAGTTGTGATACCGGCGTGGAATGAGGAAAAACTCCTTGCCCGGACATTATATCTCCTGAGTAAACAGAAGACCCGGTACACTTTTGAGTTATTGGTGGTGAATAATAACTCGTCGGATAAAACCGCTGAGCTTGCCGGTTTATGCGGTGCAAGAGTGGTAACAGAATTGCAGCAGGGAATCAGTTACGCGCGGCAATGCGGACTGATGCATGCCGGAGGGAAATATATACTGAATGCTGACGCAGATACTCTCTATCCGGAAGAGTGGATTGAATATCTGGTAAACGGCCTTAATCGGAAGGGGGTTTCCTGTGTGCAGTCTCTTTACTCCCTTATCCCCGCAGAAGGAAACAGCAGAATTGCTCTGGCTTTCTATGAAATGCTTTCGGGCATTCTCTTCAGACTAAGGAGGAGGCGCAGAGGATATCTCAATGTGATGGGGTTTAATTTTGGCTTCAGAAAAGAAGACGGTCTTGCTGCCGGCGGTTTTAACACAACCCGCAAACTATGGTCAGACGGATGGATGGCTATGCAGCTTTTGGAAAAAGGAAGGATTGAAGTTGTTACATCGCGGAAAGCAAGAGTATGGACAAGTTCAAGGCGATTGCTCGCTGATGGTTCAATGGGAAAGGCCTTTATGAGGAGAATGAAAAAAGAAACTGTGCGCCTGAAGGAATATATCTTTCCAGTGCCTGTAAAAAAATGA
- a CDS encoding heme-binding protein, protein MNTFTKTSVTIAAAKVMIAAAETRAKELGIKISTCIVDESGVMKAFSSMDGAPLISIKASHKKALTAVGFGLASGDGWFGFIKDDPILREGAHNFDDFILVGGGKPVMINNILTGAIGISGGHYKQDEDCADAALKAL, encoded by the coding sequence ATGAACACATTTACCAAAACATCGGTTACGATTGCCGCTGCAAAAGTGATGATTGCAGCAGCGGAAACCAGAGCAAAAGAACTGGGGATAAAAATATCAACCTGCATTGTTGATGAGAGCGGTGTGATGAAAGCTTTCAGCAGTATGGACGGAGCACCGCTGATAAGCATTAAAGCTTCGCATAAAAAAGCACTGACCGCAGTGGGTTTCGGGCTTGCTAGCGGTGACGGCTGGTTTGGTTTTATTAAGGATGACCCCATTCTCAGAGAAGGCGCTCATAATTTTGATGACTTTATTCTGGTCGGCGGAGGTAAACCAGTGATGATTAATAATATTCTGACGGGAGCTATAGGTATCAGCGGCGGACATTATAAACAGGATGAAGACTGCGCTGATGCAGCTCTGAAGGCACTCTGA
- a CDS encoding PAS domain-containing protein: MKSFTSLHLIKELSAFTSAMSRVTTLEELAFLNKEIVSSLFTFDYAGLYLFDKDEARLRLVMSLGFTEEEERMAEATAMERHPGRVFREKREYTFSYPDSRTDDQNGDIPRIKKIRSRIYFPVMNHTECVGAFGISSSNKDNFSEEEIELLRFITGLTGVVYANLHHRKVRQLIMEDLRLKEQAIESAQNGVIITNPQLPDNPMIYANKAFYLMTGYTKEDVIGKNCRFLQGEDKDQHGLSVLRSAIREKKGCVVELKNFRKDGTPFWNELRINPLFDDNGAITNFIGVQTDITKRVLAEKELKEYSTRIASLLGNIPSGILVEDEHGKIVLANDSFCQIFGLSFTPAELVGMECTEAFSQAGRIFRDPDEVAMGIQRTLAERKLKKGELITFDDGRYFERVYVPIMIEGDYRGHLWLYDDITERKRYEDMLMQAKEHSQSIVAALPELLFVVSRKGFIEDYKDAENELLIKPRDFLYKHYSESPSPELAGVIENTIEEIRRSGGPAEIEFSMLVNGETRYFSGKGRPFAQEGYIIILRNITSQKNIEREILAHNRFQSILMRISSEYINIPLTEVDAKINESLERIGRFTGADRSYIFTYDFESRTTSNTYEWCETGIVPQIENLQNLPMELFPEWIAAHTKGEPMIISNVHLLDESTRLKEILGSQGIQSLIAIPMTAEGKPIGFVGFDWVKHLHEITELEGKLLAVFAQLLVNISLRREAELLLKIEKENAQASNKALSEFAYIASHDLREPLRKVSAFGSLLNKSLAGRLDEDEKENLDYMIEGAKRMQQMVDDLLQYSRLTAKAKSSELINLDELLLEIIHFDLAQIIEDTYAVISLENTMGFLRGEKTQLKQLFQNLIGNGIKYRRKDVPPVVTIRSKRDGGYLTVEIEDNGIGIDAKYKNQIFEMFKRLHSKEKYEGSGIGLAICKKIVENYRGEIEVESEPEKGSVFSIKIPVKE, translated from the coding sequence ATGAAGTCATTTACCTCTCTTCACCTGATAAAAGAACTTAGTGCTTTTACATCTGCGATGAGCCGTGTTACAACCCTTGAAGAACTGGCGTTTCTTAACAAAGAAATAGTGAGCAGCCTCTTTACATTTGATTATGCAGGATTATATTTATTTGATAAGGATGAAGCACGGCTCAGACTGGTTATGTCTCTGGGTTTTACTGAAGAAGAAGAGAGAATGGCCGAAGCCACTGCCATGGAACGGCATCCCGGCCGGGTTTTCAGGGAAAAACGTGAATATACATTTTCCTATCCTGATTCTCGTACGGATGATCAAAATGGGGATATACCAAGGATTAAAAAAATCAGGTCCCGTATATATTTCCCGGTGATGAATCATACTGAATGTGTCGGAGCATTCGGAATATCAAGCAGCAATAAGGATAATTTTTCTGAAGAGGAAATTGAACTGTTAAGGTTCATCACCGGACTTACGGGTGTTGTGTATGCAAATCTTCATCACAGGAAGGTGCGGCAGCTGATAATGGAGGATTTACGGCTAAAGGAACAGGCCATTGAATCCGCGCAAAATGGCGTGATAATAACCAATCCTCAGCTCCCGGACAATCCGATGATTTATGCGAATAAAGCTTTCTATCTGATGACCGGATACACAAAAGAGGATGTAATAGGAAAGAACTGCAGGTTTTTACAGGGGGAGGACAAAGATCAGCACGGCCTCTCTGTACTTCGCAGCGCGATACGTGAGAAAAAGGGGTGTGTAGTGGAATTAAAAAACTTCAGGAAGGATGGAACTCCATTCTGGAACGAACTGCGAATCAATCCATTATTTGATGATAACGGTGCAATAACGAACTTTATTGGAGTTCAGACAGATATTACCAAGAGAGTGCTTGCAGAGAAAGAACTGAAAGAATACAGCACACGCATTGCCAGTTTATTAGGCAATATACCTTCGGGAATTCTGGTTGAAGATGAACACGGAAAAATTGTCCTTGCCAATGATTCATTCTGCCAGATATTTGGCCTGAGTTTTACCCCGGCAGAACTTGTAGGAATGGAGTGCACTGAAGCTTTTTCCCAAGCCGGACGTATATTCCGGGATCCGGATGAGGTTGCCATGGGAATTCAGAGAACGCTCGCCGAAAGAAAGCTCAAAAAAGGGGAACTAATTACCTTTGATGACGGAAGATATTTTGAACGTGTTTACGTGCCGATTATGATTGAAGGCGATTACAGAGGACACCTCTGGCTTTACGATGATATTACAGAGCGGAAACGGTACGAAGATATGCTGATGCAGGCGAAGGAACACTCCCAGTCCATTGTGGCCGCATTGCCGGAGCTCTTGTTTGTGGTGAGCAGAAAAGGGTTTATTGAAGATTATAAAGATGCAGAAAACGAACTGCTTATCAAACCCCGTGATTTTCTCTATAAACATTACAGTGAGAGTCCTTCCCCGGAACTTGCTGGTGTGATTGAAAACACCATCGAAGAAATCCGCAGAAGCGGCGGACCAGCAGAAATCGAGTTTTCCATGCTTGTGAATGGAGAGACCCGTTACTTTTCAGGCAAAGGACGTCCTTTCGCCCAGGAGGGATATATCATCATTCTGAGAAATATCACTTCACAAAAGAATATTGAACGGGAAATTCTGGCTCATAACCGGTTCCAGTCCATACTGATGCGGATATCTTCCGAATATATCAATATTCCACTGACTGAAGTTGACGCCAAAATAAACGAATCGCTTGAGCGTATCGGCAGGTTTACCGGAGCAGACCGCAGCTATATATTTACGTATGACTTTGAATCACGTACAACCAGCAATACCTACGAATGGTGTGAAACCGGTATTGTTCCCCAGATTGAAAATCTGCAAAACCTTCCGATGGAGCTGTTTCCTGAATGGATAGCGGCACATACAAAGGGGGAACCGATGATTATCAGCAATGTGCATTTGCTGGATGAGAGCACCCGTCTGAAAGAAATTCTTGGAAGCCAGGGTATTCAATCCCTTATAGCGATACCAATGACAGCTGAAGGAAAGCCGATAGGATTTGTCGGGTTTGACTGGGTGAAGCACCTGCATGAAATTACCGAACTGGAAGGAAAACTGCTGGCGGTATTCGCGCAGCTTCTGGTAAATATTAGTCTGCGAAGGGAGGCAGAATTGCTTCTGAAGATAGAGAAAGAGAACGCGCAGGCATCAAATAAAGCCCTTTCTGAATTTGCATATATAGCGTCCCATGACCTGAGAGAACCGCTGCGGAAAGTATCTGCATTCGGGAGTCTTTTAAACAAATCACTAGCAGGCAGGCTGGATGAGGATGAAAAGGAAAATCTTGATTACATGATCGAGGGAGCAAAGAGGATGCAGCAGATGGTAGATGACCTCCTGCAGTACTCTCGTCTGACAGCGAAAGCCAAATCATCCGAACTTATAAACCTTGATGAGCTGCTGCTCGAAATTATCCATTTTGATCTGGCACAGATAATTGAGGATACTTACGCAGTAATCAGTCTGGAAAATACCATGGGATTTTTGCGCGGCGAAAAAACGCAGCTTAAGCAGCTCTTTCAGAATCTGATTGGCAACGGAATAAAATACCGCAGAAAAGATGTACCCCCGGTTGTAACTATCCGCTCAAAAAGGGATGGGGGATATCTGACCGTAGAGATTGAAGACAACGGTATTGGAATAGATGCAAAATATAAAAACCAGATTTTTGAAATGTTTAAGCGTCTTCATTCCAAAGAGAAATATGAAGGAAGCGGCATCGGGCTGGCGATCTGCAAAAAGATTGTAGAAAATTACCGCGGAGAAATTGAGGTGGAATCTGAACCAGAAAAGGGCTCCGTTTTTTCCATAAAGATTCCGGTAAAGGAGTGA
- a CDS encoding response regulator: MNKEIYQVLAAEDDMSEQKLLKMTAKQSGYPVSFTFLNDGEEALTYFGTIAKNAASADLPDLIILDLNLPKANGIEVLQSLKSYPRLKSIPVIILTTSNNSSDLKAAYEEGAAGYIRKPAVFEDYAKTMQRVFDYWFGTCLLL; this comes from the coding sequence ATGAATAAAGAAATCTATCAAGTGCTTGCCGCTGAAGATGATATGAGCGAACAAAAGCTGCTTAAAATGACAGCTAAACAGTCCGGTTATCCTGTCTCATTTACCTTTCTTAATGACGGTGAAGAGGCACTGACGTATTTCGGTACGATTGCAAAAAACGCAGCATCAGCTGATCTGCCGGATCTGATAATTCTTGATCTGAATCTGCCAAAAGCCAACGGCATTGAGGTTTTGCAATCACTTAAATCATATCCGAGGCTGAAATCTATACCGGTTATCATACTGACAACATCGAATAACAGCAGTGATCTGAAGGCGGCTTACGAAGAGGGTGCAGCCGGATATATAAGAAAACCGGCAGTATTTGAAGATTACGCAAAAACCATGCAGCGGGTATTTGACTACTGGTTTGGCACCTGCCTGCTGCTTTGA
- a CDS encoding hybrid sensor histidine kinase/response regulator, which produces MKKQTILLCDDDPVDRKLFKKYLGTVRPSDYLVLEAENSSELNNFLADKNVEADIIFLDYYLGAENGVDILRELRKANSAPVIMLTGRGDQEIAVECMKEGAMDYIPKETLHETDLRKLIRQAEEKWELERERDQLLGIAAHELRNPLAVILGYTEILQTYDELPAEKKSEILNVIYERSHHLLNIINELLTVTRVDKGIINLKKKQVNLHELLVKKVADYQLQAAKKSITILYNGETENAEAVIDRDRIEEVVANLLDNAIKYSPRDRKVHVSLGRTGTAITITIRDEGQGIKEEELKFLFKLFSSKKISTLPTGEEASTGLGLAISKKVIDAHGGEIAVESRVGQGTSFTVILPLTNRNL; this is translated from the coding sequence ATGAAAAAACAAACAATACTACTTTGTGATGACGATCCGGTTGACAGGAAACTATTCAAAAAATACTTGGGCACAGTACGTCCGTCAGACTATCTGGTGCTGGAAGCAGAGAATTCTTCTGAGCTTAACAATTTTCTCGCAGATAAAAATGTGGAAGCAGATATCATTTTCCTTGACTATTACCTCGGTGCTGAAAATGGAGTTGATATACTAAGAGAACTGAGAAAAGCGAATAGTGCTCCGGTAATAATGCTCACCGGACGGGGAGATCAGGAGATAGCTGTAGAATGCATGAAAGAAGGGGCAATGGACTATATACCCAAAGAAACCCTTCACGAAACTGATCTGCGGAAACTTATCCGTCAGGCAGAGGAAAAGTGGGAGCTTGAACGTGAGCGAGATCAGCTTCTTGGCATAGCAGCGCATGAACTGCGTAATCCTCTCGCGGTGATTCTGGGATACACGGAGATTCTGCAGACTTATGATGAACTGCCGGCTGAAAAGAAAAGTGAAATTCTGAATGTTATTTATGAGCGGTCGCATCATCTGCTGAACATTATTAATGAACTGCTCACCGTGACACGTGTGGATAAGGGTATTATCAATCTTAAGAAAAAACAGGTAAATCTGCATGAGCTGCTTGTGAAAAAAGTAGCTGATTATCAGCTTCAGGCAGCTAAAAAGAGTATTACGATACTCTATAATGGTGAGACTGAAAATGCTGAAGCGGTTATAGACCGGGACCGCATTGAAGAAGTAGTTGCAAATCTGCTTGACAACGCAATAAAATATTCACCCCGAGACAGGAAGGTACACGTCTCATTGGGCAGAACCGGAACGGCTATCACAATCACCATCCGCGATGAGGGACAGGGAATAAAAGAGGAAGAATTAAAATTTCTTTTTAAGCTGTTCTCAAGCAAGAAAATCAGCACGCTGCCGACCGGTGAAGAAGCCAGCACAGGTCTTGGACTCGCGATCTCGAAAAAAGTAATAGATGCTCACGGCGGTGAAATAGCAGTCGAAAGCAGAGTAGGTCAAGGAACATCCTTTACGGTAATCCTTCCCCTTACTAACAGAAATTTATAA
- a CDS encoding LruC domain-containing protein gives MKKIIYSILVLLSSYLMQGCKEESLTQPDPAVKTMDQLTINPLFNFSMIRDISVTVKVQTPGGEPMAGVPVKIYTRSQSDGGKYLLTAASDINGMIGTTVTVPAYTDSLWLVTDYIGLPSELAIPVSGTLLDFTYNREANLLRPLRLTHSPGNQYQTQYKTLGTWNSSGVPGYLLTPRDVISTALLNNINTSLPERGALPVHHPQYLVGVETNVILQDTCEVYVTFVHEGAGYRNVLGFYTFDKNNPPATIADIEASMTIIFPNASYSGSGGGLYSGDKVKIGNFGRNTSIGWFILSDGFKGANSITNGNWRFFSHPNLNPETNPDLRQHNVLLKDEASNRLIVGFEDIIRNPGSGGDNDFNDLLFYVSANPFTAIVINNVAPLDSAADADKDGITDIFDEYKNDPLRAFNNYSPAKNTFGTLAFEDLWPAKGDYDFNDLVVDYNFNQVTNAQNKVVEIFADLKIKAIGGSFVNAFGFQLPVAATAVSSVTGSQLTEGYISLLANGTEAGNNKATIIAFDNPYKVLNAGGVTVNTIAGLTYYEPKTVSMKISFVSPVVKAELGSAPFNPFIIVNKERGKEVHLPGYEPTALADPSYFGREDDRTNLSLGRYYKSGKNLPWAVNFPESFDYPLEKTDLTRAYNYFGAWAESNAAVYKDWYQNKAGYRSIFNIYSR, from the coding sequence ATGAAAAAAATAATCTATAGCATACTCGTCTTGTTGTCCTCGTATCTTATGCAGGGGTGCAAGGAAGAGTCTCTGACTCAGCCCGATCCGGCGGTAAAGACCATGGATCAGCTTACCATTAATCCGCTTTTTAATTTCAGCATGATACGGGATATATCAGTCACGGTAAAAGTGCAGACACCAGGCGGTGAGCCAATGGCTGGCGTGCCGGTCAAAATATATACCCGTTCTCAGTCAGACGGAGGGAAATATCTATTGACTGCGGCATCTGATATCAACGGCATGATTGGCACAACCGTTACGGTGCCGGCATATACAGACAGTCTCTGGCTGGTGACGGATTATATTGGTCTTCCCTCAGAATTGGCAATTCCGGTTTCCGGAACGTTGCTTGATTTTACGTATAACCGGGAAGCGAATCTTCTCAGACCTCTGCGACTGACGCACTCCCCAGGTAATCAGTATCAGACACAGTATAAAACCCTTGGAACATGGAACAGTTCAGGTGTGCCGGGTTATCTTCTCACACCGCGTGATGTGATTTCAACAGCATTGCTTAACAACATTAATACATCTCTGCCGGAGAGAGGCGCTCTGCCTGTTCATCATCCGCAGTATCTTGTTGGTGTTGAAACCAATGTAATTTTACAGGATACCTGTGAAGTATATGTTACCTTTGTGCATGAAGGAGCGGGATACCGGAACGTACTGGGTTTTTATACCTTTGATAAAAACAATCCGCCTGCTACAATCGCGGATATAGAAGCAAGCATGACGATTATTTTTCCGAATGCCTCGTATTCCGGAAGCGGCGGCGGGCTTTATAGCGGGGACAAGGTTAAAATCGGAAATTTTGGACGAAATACTTCCATCGGCTGGTTTATCTTGTCGGACGGATTTAAGGGAGCAAACAGCATCACCAACGGAAACTGGAGATTTTTCTCTCATCCGAATCTGAATCCGGAAACAAACCCCGATCTCAGACAGCATAATGTACTTCTGAAAGATGAAGCAAGCAACCGGCTGATTGTCGGGTTTGAAGATATCATACGTAATCCGGGCAGCGGCGGTGATAACGATTTTAATGATCTGCTTTTTTATGTATCAGCAAATCCCTTCACGGCGATAGTAATTAATAATGTTGCGCCGCTTGACAGTGCTGCTGATGCTGATAAAGACGGTATTACGGATATATTTGATGAATACAAAAACGACCCTTTAAGGGCATTTAATAATTATTCCCCCGCCAAGAATACGTTTGGAACGCTTGCTTTTGAAGATCTCTGGCCGGCGAAAGGGGATTATGACTTTAATGATCTGGTGGTTGATTACAACTTTAATCAGGTGACCAATGCACAAAACAAAGTGGTGGAGATTTTTGCTGACCTGAAGATCAAGGCGATAGGCGGAAGTTTTGTTAATGCATTTGGTTTTCAGCTTCCGGTGGCGGCGACTGCTGTTTCATCAGTGACGGGGTCACAGCTTACTGAGGGGTATATATCACTTCTGGCAAACGGAACCGAGGCAGGTAATAACAAAGCGACCATTATTGCGTTTGATAATCCTTATAAAGTTCTTAATGCCGGAGGTGTAACCGTAAACACTATAGCAGGACTGACCTATTACGAACCAAAGACAGTCAGCATGAAAATAAGTTTTGTCTCGCCTGTGGTGAAGGCTGAACTCGGTTCAGCACCATTCAACCCATTTATTATTGTTAATAAAGAACGGGGCAAGGAAGTACATTTACCGGGATATGAACCGACAGCTCTTGCTGATCCCTCCTACTTCGGAAGGGAAGATGACCGAACCAATCTTTCTCTCGGCAGATATTATAAGTCAGGGAAAAACCTTCCCTGGGCGGTTAATTTCCCGGAATCATTTGATTATCCGCTGGAAAAAACAGACCTGACTCGGGCGTATAATTATTTTGGCGCCTGGGCTGAGAGTAATGCAGCGGTTTATAAAGACTGGTATCAGAACAAAGCCGGATACCGGAGCATTTTTAATATATATTCCAGATAA